The following are encoded in a window of Phycisphaerae bacterium genomic DNA:
- the larB gene encoding nickel pincer cofactor biosynthesis protein LarB, translated as MDEAAIRNLLVDVRAKRRTVDQAVAQLRHLPFEDLGFAKVDHHRAIRCGFPEVIYCEGKTTKQIVAITGKRLAGGGNLLATRANPDVARAVRRRFRKAVYNPAARTLTVRQQPPAPAKGFVAVVSAGTSDLPVAEEARETCEIMDQPTRKFYDVGVAGIHRLLAHSAELQQARAVVVCAGMEGALASVVGGLVCCPVIGVPTSIGYGASFGGIAPLLTMLNSCAAGVSVVNIDNGFGGGYIAALIARGAPPEAESGA; from the coding sequence ATGGACGAAGCAGCGATCAGGAATTTGCTTGTTGACGTGCGGGCCAAGCGTCGGACCGTAGATCAGGCGGTGGCTCAACTCAGGCATCTGCCGTTCGAGGATCTGGGTTTCGCGAAGGTCGATCACCATCGGGCGATCCGCTGCGGGTTTCCCGAGGTCATCTACTGCGAGGGCAAGACCACCAAGCAGATTGTGGCCATCACCGGCAAGCGGCTTGCGGGCGGCGGCAACCTGCTGGCGACCCGGGCGAATCCGGACGTCGCCCGCGCGGTCCGCCGGCGATTCCGCAAGGCGGTCTACAACCCCGCGGCTCGAACGCTGACCGTTCGCCAGCAGCCGCCGGCGCCCGCCAAGGGTTTTGTGGCCGTGGTCTCTGCGGGCACGTCCGATCTGCCGGTGGCGGAGGAGGCCCGCGAGACCTGCGAGATCATGGACCAGCCGACCCGCAAGTTCTATGATGTGGGTGTTGCAGGTATCCATCGTCTGCTGGCCCACTCTGCCGAGCTTCAGCAGGCCCGGGCGGTCGTGGTCTGTGCGGGCATGGAAGGGGCCCTGGCCAGCGTGGTGGGGGGGCTGGTGTGCTGCCCGGTGATCGGCGTGCCGACCAGTATTGGCTACGGGGCCAGTTTCGGCGGCATCGCCCCGTTGCTGACCATGCTGAACAGCTGTGCTGCCGGCGTCTCGGTGGTGAATATCGACAACGGTTTTGGCGGCGGCTACATCGCCGCCCTGATTGCGCGCGGCGCTCCTCCGGAAGCGGAATCGGGAGCGTGA
- a CDS encoding MATE family efflux transporter translates to MPDAIDESASVEGPVAESASRPPAPANHLLTRSVTSALLWLALPVLAEQSLFLLLGLTEMFLAGTISKEATTAIGLASQVGWLAGLLFSFVGVGATALVSRHTGMGDPKQANHFANQAMGAAVLMGVAACALLQLAAPYMPGFLHWKGEAAEIGVRFLRIDACGHITGALVVIAAACWRGTGDTRTPLYIMCAANLFNILVSTTLRFGWGPIPSYGVMGIAYGTLCARILGGAIAVALLLRGRSGLQLLRRELPFRSDSMSRLLRVGIPAGIDGIFLWSGQFAFLMIISNLATGEEQAATVAAHFVGIRVEALSYLPAWAWGVAAATMVGQSLGAGQPDRARRSGHLAAVQGAGLCLLMGVGYFVFAKQIYAVMNSSGDLERVSAIGVPALRLLAFFQIPCALMIIYPNALRGAGDTRYPLLYTLLGMVIWRLPLAYLCGVTLNGGLVGAWIGMCLDMTFRAICNAIRFTRGRWDAIQV, encoded by the coding sequence TTGCCAGACGCGATTGACGAGTCTGCTTCCGTCGAGGGCCCAGTGGCGGAAAGCGCTTCCCGCCCGCCCGCGCCGGCCAACCACCTGCTCACCCGGTCGGTCACCTCCGCCCTGCTCTGGCTTGCACTGCCGGTGCTGGCCGAGCAGTCTCTGTTCCTGTTGCTCGGGCTGACCGAGATGTTCCTGGCCGGGACCATCAGCAAGGAAGCGACCACCGCCATCGGACTCGCGTCCCAGGTGGGTTGGCTGGCAGGTCTGCTCTTCAGTTTCGTCGGAGTGGGCGCCACCGCACTCGTATCCCGCCATACCGGCATGGGTGACCCCAAGCAGGCCAATCATTTCGCCAACCAGGCGATGGGAGCGGCCGTCCTCATGGGCGTCGCCGCCTGCGCCCTGCTCCAGCTTGCCGCCCCCTACATGCCAGGTTTTCTTCACTGGAAGGGAGAAGCCGCTGAAATCGGCGTGCGGTTCCTTCGGATCGACGCGTGCGGGCACATCACCGGAGCCCTGGTCGTGATCGCGGCGGCGTGCTGGCGCGGTACAGGCGACACACGCACCCCACTCTACATCATGTGCGCGGCCAACCTGTTCAACATCCTGGTGTCCACCACCCTGCGATTCGGCTGGGGACCAATTCCCAGTTATGGCGTCATGGGCATCGCCTACGGCACCCTGTGCGCAAGAATCCTCGGCGGGGCCATTGCCGTCGCCCTGCTGCTCCGCGGGCGGAGCGGTCTACAGCTTCTCCGCCGCGAGTTGCCCTTCCGCAGCGACTCGATGAGCCGCCTCCTGAGAGTCGGCATCCCGGCCGGCATCGACGGCATCTTCCTGTGGAGCGGGCAGTTCGCCTTTCTCATGATCATCAGCAACCTGGCCACGGGCGAGGAACAAGCGGCCACGGTCGCCGCCCACTTCGTCGGTATTCGCGTGGAGGCCCTCTCCTATCTGCCGGCATGGGCATGGGGAGTCGCTGCCGCGACGATGGTCGGCCAGTCGCTGGGCGCCGGACAACCAGATCGAGCTCGGCGAAGCGGTCACTTGGCCGCGGTCCAGGGCGCGGGCTTGTGCCTGTTGATGGGCGTCGGCTACTTCGTCTTCGCGAAGCAGATCTATGCGGTCATGAACTCCAGCGGCGACCTGGAACGGGTTTCCGCCATCGGCGTTCCGGCGTTGAGGCTCCTGGCCTTCTTTCAGATACCCTGCGCACTGATGATCATTTACCCCAACGCTTTGCGCGGCGCGGGCGACACGCGATACCCCCTGTTGTACACGCTGCTGGGTATGGTGATCTGGCGTTTGCCGTTGGCCTATCTGTGCGGAGTCACCCTGAACGGGGGCTTGGTGGGGGCATGGATCGGCATGTGTCTGGACATGACGTTCCGAGCGATCTGCAATGCCATCCGCTTCACCCGGGGGCGATGGGACGCGATCCAGGTGTGA
- a CDS encoding DoxX family membrane protein, translating into MRANWRSGWVLTLLRMVIGWHFLYEGVIKILAKDWSSADYLTDSTWRLAPFFRGLTESPTTLHAVDLLNMWGLGLIGLGLMLGVFTRLSAFAGAVLLSLYYISNPPFIGLRGVYGEGNYLIINKNLIEIAALIMFVFIPRGWMYGLDGILRSIRARQQPATNRTAKIAPAEPATDEDPRLTHRRLFLRDLAGIPALGAFWYTVDRKRKWDSHEERLLVEAGADGRTSATLKKFTFSRLKDLTGTMTYGHIGKLKLSRLIMGGNLIGGWAHSRDLLYVSDLVKAYHTDERVINTFRLAEKCGINTFLTHPMLLRIAQKYWNEYGGKIQFVSDCGGSDLAAAVKLSIEGGAHAAYVQGGTADRLVEEGKIDEIYRAVQTIRAAGLPAGIGGHRLKTIQACVDKSIHPDFWMKTLHHHNYWSSRTTEGDHDNNFCLEPDETIKLMSDLPEPWIAFKVMAAGAIKPEDGFLYAFRNGADFICAGMYDFQIVADVNLVSSILANLAKTNDRTRPWRAL; encoded by the coding sequence ATGCGCGCAAATTGGCGATCGGGCTGGGTGCTGACGCTGCTTCGGATGGTCATTGGCTGGCACTTCCTCTACGAGGGCGTCATCAAGATCCTCGCCAAGGACTGGAGCTCGGCCGATTACCTGACCGATTCAACGTGGCGGCTGGCCCCGTTCTTCCGCGGACTGACCGAATCGCCGACCACACTTCATGCCGTGGACTTGCTCAACATGTGGGGACTGGGCCTCATCGGCCTCGGCCTCATGCTCGGCGTCTTCACCCGCCTCTCCGCCTTCGCCGGCGCCGTACTCCTCTCGCTCTACTACATCTCTAACCCGCCCTTCATCGGCTTGCGCGGCGTGTACGGCGAGGGCAACTACCTGATCATCAACAAGAACTTGATCGAGATCGCCGCCCTGATCATGTTCGTTTTCATCCCGCGGGGCTGGATGTACGGGCTGGACGGAATCCTGCGGTCCATCCGGGCACGACAACAGCCGGCCACGAACCGAACCGCCAAAATCGCCCCGGCAGAACCCGCCACCGACGAGGACCCACGCCTCACCCACCGGCGCCTCTTCCTGCGCGACCTGGCCGGAATTCCGGCCCTCGGAGCCTTCTGGTACACCGTGGACCGGAAACGCAAGTGGGACAGCCACGAGGAACGACTCCTGGTCGAGGCCGGAGCCGATGGGCGAACCTCCGCAACCCTCAAAAAGTTCACCTTCTCCCGACTCAAGGACCTGACCGGCACCATGACCTACGGCCACATCGGCAAGCTGAAACTCAGCCGGCTCATCATGGGCGGAAACCTCATCGGCGGTTGGGCTCATTCACGCGACCTCCTGTACGTCTCCGACCTGGTCAAGGCCTACCACACCGATGAACGAGTCATCAACACCTTCCGCTTGGCCGAGAAGTGCGGCATCAACACGTTCCTGACTCACCCCATGCTGCTGCGGATCGCCCAGAAGTACTGGAACGAGTACGGCGGCAAGATCCAGTTCGTCTCCGATTGCGGCGGCAGTGATCTGGCGGCGGCGGTCAAGCTGTCCATCGAGGGCGGGGCCCATGCCGCCTACGTCCAGGGCGGAACAGCAGACCGGCTGGTCGAGGAAGGCAAGATCGATGAGATTTACCGCGCGGTGCAGACAATCAGGGCCGCCGGCCTGCCCGCCGGCATCGGTGGCCACCGCCTCAAGACCATCCAAGCCTGTGTCGACAAGAGCATCCACCCCGACTTCTGGATGAAGACCCTCCACCATCACAACTACTGGTCTTCACGAACCACCGAGGGCGATCACGACAACAACTTCTGCCTGGAACCGGACGAGACCATCAAGCTGATGAGCGACCTGCCGGAGCCGTGGATCGCCTTCAAGGTCATGGCCGCCGGCGCTATCAAGCCCGAAGACGGCTTCCTATACGCTTTCCGGAACGGCGCCGACTTCATCTGCGCCGGCATGTACGACTTCCAGATCGTCGCCGACGTCAACCTGGTCTCGTCCATCCTCGCCAACCTGGCGAAAACAAACGACCGCACCCGGCCGTGGCGAGCCCTGTGA
- the bamD gene encoding outer membrane protein assembly factor BamD: MPDLSQRKLRLAACWVSGLGLLAGTALAASDPVSPPRRERVERLQYDPQSQRWTEARPPVSGTADGDLDLIRQDMARSEFKTALAKVKKWLKTYGADHPRHAEALYLKGTAYLETGDYRGAQDTYQTLLNDYPGSEYAERSLSALFRVGEQYLAGKRRKALKGLLRIKDREGGVKIMDDMIANYADTPLAEQAQLTKANYYYERGEFDVAQEEYARFSRDFPKSRFAPKSQLYSAYSALAAFPGIKFDDAPLVEAEERFRQFMGDYPDQARQLDVPLLLDQIASTRADKTYDIARFYEKTGERQAALYYYRATTTRWPGTPAAGQARGRLTALGEPAEGAETAPEAEGQPVPRSAEPEAASRPAESAQP, encoded by the coding sequence ATGCCAGATCTGTCCCAACGGAAGCTCCGCTTGGCTGCCTGCTGGGTTTCGGGACTCGGCCTCCTCGCCGGGACAGCCCTCGCGGCATCCGACCCCGTGTCCCCACCCAGGCGCGAACGAGTCGAGCGTCTGCAGTACGACCCCCAGTCCCAGCGGTGGACCGAGGCCCGCCCGCCGGTGAGCGGGACCGCCGATGGCGACCTGGACCTCATCCGCCAGGACATGGCCCGGAGCGAGTTCAAGACCGCCTTGGCGAAGGTCAAGAAGTGGCTGAAAACGTACGGTGCTGATCATCCCCGCCACGCCGAAGCCCTGTACCTGAAAGGGACCGCTTACCTGGAAACCGGCGACTACCGAGGGGCCCAGGACACCTACCAAACACTGCTCAACGACTATCCCGGCTCCGAGTATGCGGAACGCTCGCTGTCGGCCCTGTTTCGGGTTGGGGAGCAGTACTTGGCCGGCAAACGCCGCAAAGCACTCAAAGGCCTGCTTCGTATCAAGGACCGCGAGGGCGGGGTCAAGATCATGGACGACATGATCGCCAACTACGCGGACACCCCCCTCGCGGAGCAGGCCCAGCTGACCAAGGCGAACTACTACTACGAACGCGGCGAGTTTGACGTCGCCCAGGAGGAGTACGCCCGGTTCTCCCGCGACTTCCCCAAGAGCCGTTTTGCGCCAAAATCCCAGCTGTACAGCGCGTATTCGGCTCTGGCCGCCTTCCCGGGCATCAAGTTCGACGATGCCCCCCTGGTCGAGGCCGAGGAACGGTTCCGCCAGTTCATGGGCGACTACCCCGATCAGGCCCGGCAGCTGGATGTCCCCCTGCTCCTCGACCAGATCGCATCCACAAGAGCGGACAAGACTTACGACATCGCCAGATTCTACGAGAAGACCGGCGAACGGCAGGCGGCGTTGTACTACTACCGGGCGACGACAACTCGCTGGCCGGGCACGCCGGCGGCCGGACAGGCTCGGGGGCGGCTGACAGCCCTGGGCGAACCGGCCGAAGGAGCCGAGACCGCCCCCGAAGCCGAGGGTCAGCCGGTACCCCGGAGTGCCGAGCCAGAAGCGGCCAGCCGACCCGCGGAGTCTGCCCAACCGTAG
- a CDS encoding FAD:protein FMN transferase, producing the protein MGTAYTVKLAGCGRPAPGDLESLREAVEGVLRSVQQAMSVYLPDSELSRFNRHEDGSPFRMSAETFHVFRRAIQIGEESGGAFDITVGPMVSLYGFGPDPFRVDLPSDEELAGLRSFVGYQKLELDSTAGAIRKRHSKVWCDLSAIAKGYGADRVAAVLDRRGVADYMVEVGGEVRVRGCNLDGKPWRIAIERPAADDVEIHRVVPLIDQAIATTGDYRVFYIRDGKRISHTIDPRTGRPVGHSLASVTVIADDCESADAWATALMVLGAEEGGALAERRRMAALFLIRGEDGRIEERATAAFPGSG; encoded by the coding sequence GGCGGGTTGCGGCCGGCCTGCGCCGGGCGATCTGGAATCCCTGCGGGAGGCGGTTGAGGGAGTGCTTCGCTCGGTGCAGCAGGCGATGTCGGTTTACCTGCCGGATTCGGAGCTGTCGCGGTTCAACCGGCACGAGGATGGTTCTCCGTTTCGGATGTCGGCCGAGACCTTCCATGTGTTCCGGCGAGCGATTCAAATTGGGGAGGAGTCTGGCGGGGCGTTCGACATCACCGTTGGGCCGATGGTCAGTCTGTACGGGTTTGGCCCGGACCCCTTTCGGGTCGATCTGCCCTCCGACGAGGAGCTGGCCGGGCTGCGTTCGTTCGTCGGGTACCAGAAGCTGGAGCTGGATTCCACAGCAGGGGCCATTCGAAAGAGGCATTCGAAGGTGTGGTGTGATCTGTCGGCCATTGCCAAGGGGTACGGCGCCGATCGGGTGGCGGCGGTTCTGGACCGACGCGGCGTGGCGGACTACATGGTGGAGGTCGGCGGCGAGGTACGGGTTCGGGGGTGCAATCTTGATGGGAAGCCCTGGCGGATCGCGATCGAACGTCCGGCGGCGGATGACGTGGAGATCCATCGGGTTGTGCCGTTGATTGACCAGGCCATTGCCACGACCGGAGACTACCGGGTGTTCTACATCAGGGATGGCAAGCGGATCTCGCACACCATTGATCCGCGGACCGGTCGCCCGGTGGGGCACTCGCTGGCCTCGGTCACGGTGATTGCCGACGATTGCGAGTCGGCGGACGCATGGGCTACGGCCTTGATGGTCCTGGGGGCGGAGGAAGGTGGGGCTCTCGCCGAACGAAGGCGCATGGCGGCGTTGTTCCTGATTCGTGGCGAGGACGGCCGGATCGAGGAAAGGGCGACCGCCGCCTTCCCGGGTTCAGGTTGA
- a CDS encoding GNAT family N-acetyltransferase yields MANAEITPVGLGELDLLVDLFRQVFRPGRDRAFFERRFRGRYNPLLLLAQVDRNPAGFAIGYELKPGAFYCWLVGVLAQYRRSGIAAQLMEAMTAWVRDNGYHIIRFECYNSQRPMLHLAIRQGYDIVGLRLDPDTGTNLIIMECDLGDTADDDSSDDI; encoded by the coding sequence ATGGCCAACGCCGAGATCACACCGGTCGGGCTGGGCGAATTGGACCTGCTGGTCGATCTGTTCCGGCAGGTCTTTCGGCCGGGCCGCGACCGAGCCTTCTTCGAACGCCGCTTTCGCGGGCGCTACAACCCCCTGCTGCTTCTGGCTCAGGTGGATCGCAACCCCGCCGGCTTCGCCATCGGCTACGAGCTCAAACCGGGTGCCTTCTACTGCTGGTTGGTCGGCGTGCTTGCCCAGTACCGCCGATCCGGTATCGCCGCCCAACTCATGGAGGCCATGACCGCCTGGGTCCGCGACAACGGCTACCACATCATCCGCTTCGAATGCTACAACAGCCAGCGCCCCATGCTCCACCTGGCCATCCGGCAAGGCTACGACATCGTCGGGCTGCGACTCGACCCGGATACCGGCACCAACCTCATCATCATGGAATGCGACCTGGGCGATACGGCCGACGACGACTCGTCCGACGATATCTGA
- a CDS encoding GNAT family N-acetyltransferase — MRNEPKLAPVHVRDARPEDAEVIADFNSRMAEETEHRRLDPATVLSGVREGLKRPTMCRFFVAELDGRIVGQAMVTYEWSDWRCGAFWWIQSVYVHPDARKCGVFRSIYAHLSAMARQDPSVCGLRLYVEKDNHRAMATYRRLGMETSGHLVFEEDWSGLASR; from the coding sequence ATGCGCAATGAGCCGAAACTTGCACCGGTGCACGTTCGGGATGCCCGCCCGGAGGATGCCGAAGTCATCGCCGATTTCAACAGCCGCATGGCCGAGGAGACCGAGCATCGCCGGCTCGATCCGGCGACCGTCTTATCCGGCGTTCGCGAGGGTCTCAAGCGCCCGACGATGTGCCGGTTCTTCGTGGCGGAACTCGACGGCCGGATCGTCGGCCAGGCGATGGTGACCTACGAGTGGAGCGACTGGCGGTGCGGAGCGTTCTGGTGGATCCAGAGCGTCTATGTGCACCCGGACGCCCGGAAGTGCGGCGTGTTCCGATCGATCTACGCTCACCTGTCGGCCATGGCTCGCCAGGACCCCTCGGTCTGCGGACTGCGTTTGTACGTCGAGAAGGACAACCATCGGGCGATGGCGACGTATCGGCGGCTGGGGATGGAGACTTCCGGGCATCTGGTGTTTGAGGAAGACTGGTCCGGCCTGGCGAGCCGTTGA
- the ftsH gene encoding ATP-dependent zinc metalloprotease FtsH — translation MSDNPERDDRPSRSRPPGPPMRMSRGVFGWVVVILISLTLVMMVMQGYTERAPLRFDQFMAEVRSHNVKSVVIKSDSIIGELIEVRGQGETRQFQVELLPGHTDDTALRAELDKYKVEFRYDGSGSILINILLGFLPWLVVFAFIWFFIFRQFRGVGGGPGGMLGNFGRSKHRVTSKEHTNITFNDVAGVQEAKEECSEIIEFLKNPKRFQRLGGRIPRGVLLVGEPGCGKTLLAKAIAGEADVPFFSISGSDFVEMFVGVGASRVRDLFKQAKDNSPCIIFLDEIDAVGRRRGAGFTSGGHDEREQTLNAILVEMDGFDTSDQVIVIAATNRSDVLDPALVRPGRFDRQVFVPLPDVKGRLDILKVHAKKIKMGPNVDLQRLARGTPMFSGADLAAIINEAAILATMANKDYVEMTDLEEARDKVRWGRAKKSRVIDDQERIATAYHEAGHALVQGLLPEADPLHKVSIIPRGPYLGASFSLPEKDRTTYGAKYVRATLRIMCAGRVAEEMACGDMNSGAASDIRQATEMAHRMVAEWGMSDRVGFIFYGDDAARASKWWDMPGGREHSQQTAQMIDEEVHRIINEAYADTRKILTQNRDKLDAVAQALMKYETLDASEVHALLRGETLDRPTISDLLDADRAGTPPPTPASRPARPEPELGSGPLPQPS, via the coding sequence ATGTCCGACAATCCTGAACGTGATGATCGCCCCTCCCGCTCCCGGCCGCCAGGCCCGCCTATGCGCATGTCGCGAGGCGTCTTCGGTTGGGTTGTCGTCATTCTGATCTCCCTCACCCTGGTCATGATGGTGATGCAGGGCTACACCGAGCGCGCCCCCCTGCGCTTCGACCAGTTCATGGCCGAGGTCCGCAGCCACAACGTCAAATCCGTGGTCATCAAGAGCGACAGCATTATCGGCGAACTCATCGAGGTTCGCGGGCAGGGGGAAACCCGGCAATTCCAGGTCGAACTCCTCCCCGGCCACACCGACGATACCGCCTTGCGAGCCGAACTCGACAAGTACAAGGTGGAGTTCCGGTACGACGGCAGCGGGAGCATCCTGATCAACATACTGCTGGGCTTTCTGCCCTGGCTGGTCGTCTTTGCGTTCATCTGGTTCTTCATCTTCCGGCAGTTCCGCGGCGTCGGCGGCGGGCCGGGCGGCATGCTCGGCAACTTCGGCCGATCCAAGCACCGGGTGACCTCGAAGGAACACACGAACATCACCTTCAACGATGTGGCCGGCGTCCAGGAAGCCAAGGAGGAATGCTCGGAAATCATCGAGTTTCTCAAGAACCCGAAACGCTTCCAGCGGCTGGGAGGTCGCATTCCACGCGGCGTGCTGCTGGTCGGCGAGCCAGGATGCGGAAAGACCCTGCTGGCCAAGGCCATCGCCGGCGAGGCCGACGTGCCGTTCTTCAGCATCTCCGGCAGCGACTTCGTGGAGATGTTCGTCGGCGTCGGAGCCTCACGCGTCCGCGACCTGTTCAAGCAGGCCAAAGACAACTCGCCGTGCATCATCTTCCTGGATGAAATCGACGCCGTCGGCCGGCGGCGCGGGGCCGGCTTCACCAGCGGCGGACACGACGAACGCGAGCAGACCCTCAACGCCATCCTGGTCGAAATGGACGGCTTCGATACCTCCGACCAGGTCATCGTCATCGCCGCCACGAACCGATCCGATGTGCTCGATCCCGCCCTGGTCCGGCCAGGACGATTCGACCGGCAGGTGTTCGTCCCTCTCCCGGACGTCAAGGGACGACTCGACATCCTCAAGGTCCACGCCAAGAAAATCAAGATGGGCCCCAACGTCGATCTGCAGCGACTGGCCCGCGGCACGCCAATGTTCAGCGGGGCCGATCTGGCGGCCATCATCAACGAGGCCGCAATCCTGGCCACCATGGCCAACAAAGACTACGTCGAGATGACCGACCTGGAGGAGGCCCGGGACAAGGTTCGCTGGGGCCGGGCCAAGAAGAGCCGGGTCATCGACGACCAGGAACGGATTGCCACCGCCTACCACGAGGCGGGACACGCCCTAGTCCAGGGGCTGCTTCCCGAGGCCGACCCCCTCCACAAGGTGAGTATCATCCCCCGGGGACCGTATCTCGGAGCTTCCTTCTCCCTTCCAGAAAAAGACCGAACCACCTACGGCGCCAAGTACGTCCGGGCCACGCTCCGGATCATGTGCGCCGGCCGAGTGGCCGAGGAGATGGCCTGCGGCGACATGAACTCGGGAGCGGCCTCCGATATCCGGCAGGCAACGGAAATGGCTCACCGCATGGTCGCCGAGTGGGGCATGAGCGATCGGGTGGGCTTCATCTTCTACGGCGATGACGCCGCCCGGGCGAGCAAGTGGTGGGACATGCCCGGCGGACGGGAACACTCCCAGCAGACCGCCCAGATGATCGACGAGGAGGTCCACCGCATCATCAACGAGGCCTACGCGGACACCCGCAAGATCCTCACCCAGAACCGCGACAAGCTCGACGCCGTCGCCCAGGCACTGATGAAGTACGAGACTCTGGACGCGTCGGAGGTCCACGCCCTGCTCCGAGGTGAAACGCTCGATCGCCCGACGATCAGCGACCTGCTCGACGCAGACCGGGCCGGCACTCCACCGCCCACGCCGGCCAGCCGACCGGCTAGGCCGGAACCCGAACTCGGCTCCGGACCCCTGCCCCAGCCCAGTTGA
- a CDS encoding radical SAM protein produces MTHGNVLLVNSNEMRPPVAPLALDYIGDGLRAAGFHVRLLDLAFASRKPEVVAAAAADADPLVVGVTFRNTDDCYLPSGAYFVPRLRELVSTIRSGTAAPIVLGGCGYSIFPEQVLDAAGAELGIAGDGEEAFLQLATALANGTDWHTVPGLVFRSGQAKYTVNPPQYRNTLDIPSSRGTIDNARYFREGGQGNVETKRGCPHRCTYCADPVAKGRSVRCRPPGQVADEIDTLLGKGVNCLHLCDGEFNIPIDHAIAVCEALTSRRLGERARWYCYCTVSPFTAELAAAMREAGCVGINFGVDSGCDRMLSALRRGYTRESIRDAVNYCRRLNLAVMLDLLIGGPGETVATTRESIEFIKAVGPDRVGATTGVRVYPGTDLADLIRSQGPLTRNPHLHGQVEDNDSFLGPLFYVDRGMGERPLDLVVDLIGGDQRFFPPPRIQDASNYNYNDNSVLENAIQAGHRGAYWDILRRL; encoded by the coding sequence ATGACCCACGGCAACGTGCTGCTCGTCAACTCGAACGAAATGCGACCGCCCGTGGCCCCGCTGGCCCTCGACTACATCGGCGACGGGCTGCGGGCGGCGGGCTTCCACGTCCGGCTGCTCGACTTGGCCTTCGCCTCCCGAAAACCGGAGGTGGTCGCGGCGGCGGCAGCGGACGCCGACCCGTTGGTCGTCGGCGTGACCTTCCGCAATACCGATGACTGCTACCTGCCCAGCGGCGCCTACTTCGTGCCTCGCCTGCGCGAACTGGTAAGCACCATTCGATCCGGAACCGCGGCCCCCATCGTCCTCGGCGGATGCGGCTACAGCATCTTCCCGGAGCAGGTCCTCGATGCCGCCGGCGCAGAGCTGGGAATCGCCGGAGACGGAGAAGAAGCCTTTCTCCAATTGGCGACCGCACTCGCGAACGGCACCGACTGGCACACCGTCCCCGGACTCGTTTTCCGTTCAGGCCAGGCGAAGTACACCGTCAACCCCCCGCAATACCGCAACACACTCGACATTCCCTCTTCGCGGGGCACGATCGACAACGCTCGCTATTTCCGCGAAGGCGGCCAGGGGAACGTGGAAACGAAACGCGGCTGTCCGCACCGCTGCACGTACTGCGCCGACCCTGTGGCCAAGGGCCGATCGGTACGCTGCCGGCCGCCAGGCCAGGTGGCCGATGAAATCGACACCCTGCTCGGCAAAGGCGTGAACTGCCTGCACCTGTGTGACGGCGAGTTCAATATCCCCATCGACCATGCCATCGCCGTCTGCGAGGCATTGACCAGCCGCAGACTGGGCGAGCGGGCCCGCTGGTACTGCTACTGCACCGTGTCCCCGTTCACCGCCGAACTGGCGGCCGCCATGCGCGAGGCCGGGTGCGTCGGCATCAACTTCGGCGTCGATTCCGGCTGCGACCGGATGTTGAGCGCCCTGAGGCGCGGCTACACCCGCGAGTCGATCAGAGATGCGGTCAATTACTGCCGCCGGTTGAACCTCGCGGTCATGCTCGACCTCCTCATCGGTGGACCGGGCGAGACCGTGGCCACGACCCGCGAGTCGATCGAGTTCATCAAAGCGGTCGGTCCGGACCGGGTGGGCGCGACCACCGGCGTCCGGGTCTACCCGGGCACAGACCTGGCCGATCTGATTCGATCCCAGGGACCGCTGACACGCAACCCCCACCTGCACGGCCAGGTCGAGGACAACGACAGCTTCCTCGGACCGCTCTTCTACGTCGATCGCGGGATGGGCGAGCGCCCGCTCGATCTGGTCGTCGATCTCATCGGCGGCGATCAGCGGTTCTTTCCGCCGCCGCGGATTCAGGACGCCAGCAACTACAACTATAACGACAACTCGGTGCTGGAGAACGCGATCCAGGCCGGGCACCGCGGGGCCTACTGGGACATCCTCCGCCGCCTGTAG